A window of Lacibacter sediminis contains these coding sequences:
- a CDS encoding sensor histidine kinase: MQIKLPSYTTRDYAVLAIILLPISIIINSILLGAGYYSSLGVFLLATVIGCAAFAINFTLCGGWAVLMKKRFPEESQVGTRLTFMILTFIVITGLFLYLMFRGYEQIELFNYRFNENNFFLAYVGMGIVNVFITLMMEGVDRYEKWKDSLKETEELQKVFRQSQLQGLKSQLNPHFLFNSLNSLSSLISEDEDQAERFLNEMSKVYRYMLRNDEDQMVSLETELQFVDSYLYLLKARYGDGLQLSVNVSDTAAQTMLPPLSLQVLIENAFTQNSMSKAAPLKIYIESEDDKWIVVRNNLQPKVVAETVDVEAGLDNLINRYQLINRSEVIITDQPGERIIRLPLICKKAEVIL; this comes from the coding sequence ATGCAGATCAAATTACCATCTTATACCACAAGGGATTATGCGGTTCTTGCGATCATTCTGCTACCCATCAGCATCATTATAAATTCTATTTTGCTGGGGGCAGGTTATTATTCAAGCCTGGGTGTTTTTTTACTTGCTACTGTTATAGGTTGTGCAGCTTTTGCGATCAACTTTACGCTTTGTGGCGGATGGGCCGTACTCATGAAAAAACGCTTTCCCGAAGAGAGCCAGGTAGGCACCCGGCTGACATTCATGATCCTAACGTTTATCGTTATTACGGGTTTGTTTTTATACCTCATGTTCAGAGGTTACGAACAGATTGAGTTGTTTAATTACAGGTTTAATGAGAACAATTTTTTTTTAGCATATGTCGGCATGGGTATCGTTAACGTATTCATCACGTTGATGATGGAAGGGGTAGACCGCTATGAAAAATGGAAGGATAGTTTAAAGGAAACAGAAGAGCTGCAAAAAGTATTCAGGCAAAGTCAGTTGCAGGGTTTAAAAAGCCAACTCAATCCTCATTTTCTTTTTAACAGTTTAAATTCTTTATCAAGTCTTATCAGCGAAGATGAAGATCAGGCCGAACGTTTCCTGAATGAAATGAGTAAAGTATACCGTTATATGCTGCGGAACGATGAGGATCAGATGGTATCGTTAGAAACAGAATTGCAGTTTGTAGATTCTTATCTCTATTTGTTGAAAGCCAGGTATGGTGACGGGTTGCAGCTGTCAGTAAATGTATCGGATACAGCGGCACAGACAATGCTGCCACCTTTATCGCTACAGGTGTTGATCGAAAATGCATTCACACAAAACAGCATGAGTAAAGCAGCTCCGTTGAAAATATATATTGAATCAGAAGATGATAAATGGATCGTTGTGCGAAATAATCTGCAACCGAAAGTAGTTGCGGAAACTGTTGATGTGGAAGCAGGGCTCGATAACCTGATCAACCGCTACCAGTTGATCAATCGCTCTGAAGTCATCATCACCGATCAGCCGGGTGAACGAATTATACGTTTACCACTGATCTGCAAAAAAGCGGAGGTGATATTATGA